A genomic window from Silene latifolia isolate original U9 population chromosome Y, ASM4854445v1, whole genome shotgun sequence includes:
- the LOC141628766 gene encoding uncharacterized protein LOC141628766: MGIHMICKGHAISDLTIESELYDDIKRKQELDPKIQEWKTKVGDGEVAYRLGLPPSLDRVHNVLHVSQLRKYVSDPSHVLEVENIKLDEALTYAKVLKEILDRKVHKTRNGENVLLKVLWSNHNVEEATWEPKEAIRERYPHLFEQVYLVTGS; the protein is encoded by the exons ATGGGGATTCATATGATTTGCAAAGGACATGCCATCAGTGATTTGACTATCGAGTCTGAACTTTATGATGACATAAAAAGGAAACAGGaacttgatcctaagattcaggaatgGAAGACAAAGGTAGGAGATG GTGAAGTGGCATATCGGCTAGGTTTACCACCATCTCTTGATCGGGTGCACAATGTGTTGCATGTGTCACAACTTCgaaaatatgtgagtgatccgtcacatgtgcttGAAGTTGAGAATATCAAGTTAGATGAAGCTCTAACTTATGCGAAGGTTCTAAAAGAGATATTGGATCGTAAGGTAcacaagacaaggaatggtgaaaaCGTCTTGCTTAAGGTActatggtctaatcacaatgtagAGGAAGCCACTTGGGAGCCGAAGGAGGCTATAAGGGAACGCTACCCACACCTTTTTGAGCAGGTATATTTGGTTACTGGGtcataa